A stretch of the Malus domestica chromosome 08, GDT2T_hap1 genome encodes the following:
- the LOC139198291 gene encoding calcium uniporter protein 2, mitochondrial-like, with the protein MALRQALAKHAFGATRVSLAPPSSVMADHQNIVPPNAAQVNFLREYLTSMDTPRKGFFRRFLNRHPASKLPEFLTVPVGEKLREKLRGINISGDQLRLGGLSSPPPDRDPTAKLPFGISVRNAKKILRLSQVEKLKAKLREIPETSISRSEFVRICSEGCESKEQGAEFAKMMDESVNVIVLGNVVFLRPEQE; encoded by the exons ATGGCGCTCCGTCAAGCGCTTGCTAAGCACGCATTTGGCGCCACCAGAGTGTCCCTAGCGCCACCGTCGTCGGTTATGGCAGATCACCAAAACATCGTGCCTCCGAATGCCGCCCAGGTGAATTTCCTCAGGGAGTATCTGACCTCGATGGACACCCCCCGGAAAGGATTTTTCCGCCGATTCCTCAACCGCCACCCGGCATCGAAGCTCCCGGAATTCCTGACCGTTCCGGTTGGGGAGAAGCTCCGGGAAAAGCTGAGAGGCATCAACATTAGCGGTGATCAGCTCCGTCTCGGCGGTCTCAGCTCTCCGCCTCCAGATCGGGACCCCACCGCCAAGCTTCCGTTTGGAATCTCTGTCCGCAATGCGAAGAAGATTCTGAGGCTTTCTCAGGTGGAGAAGCTGAAGGCGAAGCTGAGGGAGATTCCGGAAACTTCCATTTCGCGATCGGAGTTCGTTCGGATCTGCAGCGAAGGATGTGAGAGCAAAGAGCAAGGTGCTGAGTTCGCGAAGATGATGGACGAGTCCGTAAACGTTATCGTTTTGGGAAACGTAGTGTTTCTCCGGCCGGAGCAG GAATGA